One Oceanicoccus sagamiensis genomic region harbors:
- a CDS encoding serine/threonine protein kinase, with the protein MASAPEIPGYEILEPLGEGGMATVYLGVQKNFQRKVAVKILSARLLSDASFGVRFLREARIVAQLSHQNIVPVFDVGQHGDCHYIAMELLRGGDLKQRLAKGMPLSECLEITQQIASALHYASSKNFVHRDIKPENILFREDGSAVVSDFGIARSTESETNMTLTGTIIGTPSYMSPEQAQAQTLDGRSDLYSLGIILFEMLTGNVPFTADSAISIGLKHITDPIPELPDEVAEFQDLIDKALAKSPEDRFQTGQEFIDALDEIQANLQSGTESTTIISADALKRHKSASSRRRASGSTSVSRSRARNTTGGRTRSNTGKGRTALRNQPAAAGGSKKIILAASIVGVLALAGVGGWWVSNTESISAADAESLALKEQTLSLLDNANEALADGRLFEPADNNAQYYYTTALALAPMNQQAIDGIEALISTYLDSAQKSMGDVDEAAAAQWLNRSAQIAFYANDQSLLERQQTLRADLFQMQQQNIRQDQRQGQVELLLAGAKKALSENKLSSPIGDNAYDKYQSVLALDPENNSALEGIANIAATFLQQSTAEAQKGNFIRARALIAAAIQVDSQHPNLQVAQTTINDLEAKKRSDDMRLAKQKPLSPEEIAQQKAAAQKARIEQITGLLAGAAKDLQEDRLQSPAGNNAVAKFRSVLQLDPSNLDALEGLQKVGEKYVVLANAQLKNLKIDKADSYLNIAQKLVPNSQQLFAARRAVLDAREDRAIQRELELERQRQIKELLAAAKKDQDAGRLSAPLGNNALEKFSQVLVLDPINTSANSGRNKIVDQLVVDTGKAIKANQFDQAEAYIGTMSRFFPKGSKTRSLKNDLAKAKEVYARLQREKNGLLKRAERLAEKSPSDTNNSQLRAMYKRILEIESNNSAANVGLMKVGDYDLGIANTAIQARNYQKASLHINYVEQSTSDHPGLAAMKKRVEDAIAAQAEAEGLIESTSGHYAKAQKLSDDNIARNALKAVYRDILAAKTVDPGHPKITPALEQLEEKYVDSIAYYSEKKSFTRGKEMIEDALSMDIPLQRIVEQQELLLINEKEFKEKKKRLTRQMGVF; encoded by the coding sequence CAAAGGTATGCCGCTGTCTGAGTGTCTGGAAATTACCCAGCAAATCGCCTCCGCACTGCACTATGCTTCCAGCAAAAACTTTGTTCACCGGGATATCAAGCCAGAGAATATTTTATTCCGCGAAGACGGTAGTGCTGTCGTGTCTGACTTTGGTATTGCCCGCTCGACGGAATCAGAAACCAATATGACATTGACCGGTACCATTATTGGTACCCCGAGCTATATGAGCCCTGAACAGGCACAAGCTCAAACGTTAGACGGCCGTTCTGATCTATACAGTCTCGGTATCATTTTATTTGAAATGCTGACGGGCAATGTTCCCTTTACTGCAGATTCTGCCATTTCCATTGGCCTGAAACATATTACAGACCCTATTCCAGAATTACCGGACGAAGTGGCCGAGTTTCAGGACCTTATCGATAAGGCGCTGGCCAAATCACCCGAAGACCGGTTCCAGACGGGGCAGGAATTTATTGATGCGCTGGATGAGATTCAGGCAAACCTGCAAAGTGGCACCGAATCAACCACCATAATTTCGGCAGATGCTTTAAAGCGCCATAAAAGCGCCAGCAGTCGTCGCCGTGCATCGGGTAGTACTTCTGTTTCACGCAGTCGTGCCCGAAATACCACCGGTGGCCGCACCCGGTCGAATACCGGCAAGGGACGCACCGCGCTGCGCAATCAACCCGCCGCCGCTGGTGGCAGCAAAAAAATTATTTTGGCAGCTTCCATTGTTGGGGTGTTAGCTCTGGCCGGTGTCGGTGGTTGGTGGGTTAGCAATACCGAGTCAATCAGTGCTGCTGATGCCGAAAGTCTTGCCCTAAAAGAACAAACCCTGTCGCTATTAGATAATGCCAATGAGGCGCTGGCGGATGGTCGTTTATTCGAGCCCGCCGATAATAACGCGCAGTATTATTACACCACGGCTTTAGCGCTGGCACCGATGAACCAGCAGGCGATCGATGGCATCGAAGCGTTGATCTCAACCTATCTGGATAGCGCACAAAAATCCATGGGTGATGTCGATGAAGCGGCTGCCGCGCAATGGTTAAACCGTTCCGCGCAAATTGCTTTTTATGCCAACGATCAAAGCTTGTTAGAGCGCCAGCAAACTCTGCGCGCCGATCTATTCCAGATGCAGCAGCAAAATATTCGTCAGGACCAACGTCAGGGCCAGGTCGAATTATTATTGGCGGGGGCGAAAAAAGCGCTATCGGAAAATAAATTATCCAGCCCGATTGGTGATAATGCCTATGACAAATACCAGTCGGTATTGGCTCTGGACCCGGAGAACAATAGCGCTCTTGAAGGTATCGCCAATATAGCGGCCACCTTCTTACAGCAGTCGACCGCAGAAGCACAGAAAGGAAATTTTATTCGCGCCAGAGCATTAATTGCAGCCGCGATTCAAGTGGATAGTCAGCACCCGAACTTACAGGTGGCCCAGACCACCATCAATGACCTTGAAGCCAAAAAGCGTAGCGACGATATGCGACTGGCTAAACAGAAGCCATTGTCGCCTGAAGAGATTGCCCAGCAGAAAGCAGCGGCACAAAAAGCGCGTATTGAACAAATTACTGGATTGCTGGCTGGTGCAGCAAAAGATTTACAAGAAGATCGCCTGCAGTCGCCAGCGGGTAATAATGCGGTCGCAAAATTCCGCTCAGTATTGCAGTTAGATCCCTCCAATCTCGATGCTCTCGAAGGTTTGCAGAAAGTGGGTGAAAAATATGTCGTGCTAGCCAATGCTCAGCTGAAAAATTTAAAAATTGATAAAGCCGACAGCTACTTAAATATTGCCCAAAAGCTGGTGCCTAATAGCCAGCAATTATTTGCGGCTCGTCGGGCGGTGTTGGATGCCAGGGAAGACCGGGCTATCCAGCGCGAATTGGAGTTGGAGCGCCAGCGCCAGATTAAAGAACTATTGGCCGCGGCGAAAAAAGATCAGGACGCGGGTCGCTTGAGTGCGCCATTGGGTAACAATGCGCTGGAAAAATTCTCGCAGGTGTTAGTGTTAGACCCGATTAATACTAGCGCTAATAGCGGCCGTAATAAAATCGTCGACCAACTGGTTGTCGATACCGGCAAGGCGATCAAGGCCAACCAATTTGATCAGGCAGAAGCTTATATCGGCACCATGTCTCGCTTCTTCCCTAAAGGCTCGAAAACACGCTCGCTAAAAAATGATTTGGCCAAAGCCAAAGAAGTGTATGCCAGATTACAGCGTGAGAAAAATGGCTTATTAAAACGCGCAGAACGTTTGGCAGAAAAATCGCCATCTGATACCAATAACAGTCAATTGCGTGCTATGTATAAGCGCATTTTAGAAATCGAAAGCAACAACTCAGCGGCCAATGTCGGTTTAATGAAAGTGGGCGACTATGATCTTGGTATCGCCAATACTGCGATACAGGCGCGCAATTACCAAAAAGCCAGTTTGCATATTAATTATGTTGAGCAATCAACGTCCGATCACCCCGGCCTTGCGGCGATGAAAAAACGGGTAGAGGATGCTATTGCCGCACAGGCTGAAGCGGAAGGCTTGATTGAGTCTACCAGTGGCCACTATGCTAAAGCCCAGAAATTGAGTGATGACAATATTGCCCGCAATGCACTAAAAGCCGTGTATCGAGATATATTGGCCGCCAAAACAGTGGATCCCGGTCACCCTAAAATTACACCGGCCTTAGAGCAGCTTGAAGAAAAATATGTGGATTCGATTGCCTACTACTCAGAGAAAAAATCGTTTACCCGTGGCAAAGAGATGATAGAAGATGCTCTGTCTATGGACATTCCTTTGCAGCGTATTGTTGAACAGCAAGAGTTGCTGTTAATCAACGAAAAAGAATTTAAAGAAAAGAAAAAGCGTTTAACCCGACAGATGGGTGTTTTTTAA
- a CDS encoding alpha/beta fold hydrolase — protein MIKYWRCFFLSQLLWLLPACTAPSFSELLAAADTIGNDAGFSRQAIDGGQFSLVSYQKIQSDSQELTVYIEGDGKSLITRTRVSLNPTPHNPLGLKLAAADTVNDNVIYLGRPCHFIATGADPECNPKYWTRYGYSADVVASLSTALDQLKADHGFTRINLVGFSGGGALVMLLAAKRDDITTIRTVAGNLDVAAFTQYHKVSPMSGSLNPADFTDKVQAIPQRHFIGSEDYVVPPQIGHSYLSQAEKTACISLRVIEGATHLSGWLQSWPEYLREPVVCKQRP, from the coding sequence GTGATAAAGTACTGGCGCTGTTTTTTTTTAAGCCAACTCCTATGGCTGCTGCCTGCCTGTACCGCCCCAAGCTTTTCTGAACTGTTAGCCGCCGCTGATACGATTGGCAATGATGCCGGCTTTTCGCGGCAGGCTATTGATGGAGGCCAGTTTAGTTTGGTGAGCTATCAAAAAATACAATCTGATAGCCAGGAACTAACGGTCTATATCGAGGGGGATGGTAAGTCCTTAATTACTCGAACGCGGGTATCACTTAACCCAACACCTCATAACCCCCTGGGCCTGAAATTGGCCGCTGCTGATACCGTAAACGACAATGTTATTTATCTTGGTCGTCCCTGCCATTTTATAGCGACCGGCGCTGACCCTGAGTGTAATCCTAAATATTGGACACGCTATGGTTATTCCGCTGATGTGGTGGCCAGCCTAAGTACTGCGCTGGACCAGCTAAAAGCAGACCATGGTTTTACCCGGATTAACCTGGTGGGTTTTTCCGGCGGAGGGGCCCTCGTGATGTTATTGGCAGCGAAGCGAGATGATATTACCACCATTAGAACCGTGGCAGGTAATTTGGATGTTGCGGCGTTTACTCAATACCATAAAGTCAGCCCCATGTCGGGTTCATTAAATCCGGCGGATTTTACTGATAAAGTACAGGCCATTCCCCAGCGCCATTTTATCGGTAGTGAGGACTATGTCGTGCCGCCACAGATTGGCCATAGTTATTTATCGCAGGCGGAGAAAACCGCTTGTATTAGCCTCAGGGTGATAGAAGGGGCTACGCATTTGTCGGGCTGGTTGCAGTCCTGGCCCGAGTATTTGCGTGAGCCGGTCGTCTGTAAACAGCGGCCATAA
- a CDS encoding polysaccharide deacetylase family protein has translation MTLDKDYFDYPHRSYGMDHDRYDWSMITDRKPVSWPEGKKLALWVNVGLQYFPLNQEGKPFKVPGGMTMPYPDLRHYSLRDYGNRVGIYRFFKAFDKYGIKPTIAMNTRLAERLPYLVDKVKERGDEIICHGYHMDALHYGGQDKDEEASIVKKALDGLRDITGQPVRGWISPAKNESENTPELLAENGIEYFCDWVNDDMPYAFRTQSGNLTAMPLSTEIEDRFVIQNNLHSEDSYVEQVCDACDFLIAEAEQQGGRILALNIHPWLLGQPHRIGKLEKALAYIMSKDEVWSASAGDILDSWKSAQ, from the coding sequence ATGACTTTGGATAAAGACTATTTTGACTACCCACATCGCTCATATGGTATGGACCATGACCGCTATGACTGGTCGATGATCACTGACCGTAAACCCGTGAGCTGGCCTGAAGGAAAAAAATTAGCGCTATGGGTTAATGTCGGCCTGCAATACTTCCCACTAAATCAAGAAGGCAAACCGTTTAAAGTTCCCGGCGGTATGACAATGCCTTACCCTGACTTAAGGCACTATAGTTTGCGTGACTACGGCAACCGTGTCGGTATTTACCGTTTCTTTAAGGCCTTTGATAAATACGGCATTAAGCCTACGATTGCGATGAATACGCGTCTGGCTGAACGCCTCCCTTATTTGGTCGATAAAGTGAAAGAGCGTGGCGATGAAATTATTTGTCATGGTTATCATATGGACGCCCTGCACTATGGCGGACAGGATAAAGACGAAGAAGCCAGCATTGTTAAGAAAGCGCTGGATGGCCTACGTGACATAACGGGTCAACCTGTACGTGGCTGGATTTCCCCTGCCAAAAACGAATCGGAGAATACACCGGAGCTACTGGCTGAAAATGGCATTGAATATTTTTGTGACTGGGTCAATGACGATATGCCCTATGCGTTCAGAACCCAAAGCGGTAACTTAACTGCCATGCCACTATCCACTGAAATCGAAGATCGTTTTGTTATTCAAAACAATCTGCACTCAGAAGACTCTTATGTCGAGCAAGTCTGTGATGCATGCGATTTTCTTATCGCCGAAGCTGAGCAACAGGGCGGCAGGATTTTAGCGTTAAATATCCACCCGTGGTTATTAGGTCAACCTCACCGTATTGGCAAATTGGAAAAAGCGCTGGCATATATTATGAGCAAGGATGAAGTCTGGAGTGCCAGTGCCGGGGATATTCTTGACAGCTGGAAAAGCGCTCAATAA
- a CDS encoding polysaccharide deacetylase family protein translates to MKEDPGFYDYWPYDKRPKIAWPNGAKMAFWVAPNIEYYELKPPANPYRAAWPQPSPALPGYTIRDYGNRVGHVRQMEVLEKYGVRGSISLSTALCDHHPEIIEMCKERNWEFFSHGIYNTRYTYGMTEQQERDVIKDSMETIYKHTGQKCAGYLASALSHSELTLDLFAEVGTELFGEEGGFYTCDLFHDDQPTPIHLRNNKKFVSIPYSLEMNDTIAYVVNKIEPRRYGQQIKENFDRLYQEGEESGTIMCIPTHNYQVSCPHRLKAFEEALEYITGHDDVWVTTGREIAEFFIDNYYDDISADIASRQQGGQ, encoded by the coding sequence ATGAAAGAAGATCCCGGATTTTACGATTATTGGCCCTACGATAAGCGTCCAAAAATAGCATGGCCTAATGGCGCCAAGATGGCGTTTTGGGTCGCACCCAATATTGAGTACTATGAACTCAAGCCACCGGCCAACCCTTATCGGGCGGCCTGGCCACAGCCCAGCCCTGCCCTGCCCGGCTATACGATTCGCGATTACGGCAACCGTGTTGGTCATGTTCGCCAAATGGAAGTATTGGAGAAATATGGTGTCCGGGGTTCCATCTCTTTGTCTACCGCATTATGTGACCATCACCCTGAAATTATCGAGATGTGCAAAGAGCGCAACTGGGAGTTTTTTAGTCACGGCATTTATAACACGCGCTATACCTACGGCATGACCGAGCAGCAAGAGCGTGATGTGATTAAAGATTCAATGGAAACCATCTATAAGCATACCGGCCAAAAGTGCGCCGGCTACTTAGCCTCGGCACTGTCACACTCTGAACTGACCCTGGACTTATTTGCTGAAGTGGGCACTGAGTTATTTGGTGAGGAAGGCGGTTTTTATACCTGTGACTTATTTCATGACGACCAACCCACGCCCATTCACTTGCGCAATAATAAAAAATTCGTCTCCATTCCCTACTCATTGGAAATGAACGACACGATTGCCTATGTGGTCAATAAAATTGAGCCACGGCGTTATGGCCAGCAGATTAAAGAGAACTTTGATCGTCTTTATCAGGAGGGTGAAGAGTCTGGCACCATTATGTGTATCCCCACACACAATTACCAAGTGAGCTGCCCACACCGTTTAAAAGCTTTTGAAGAAGCGCTGGAATATATCACCGGCCACGACGATGTCTGGGTCACCACCGGCAGAGAAATCGCCGAGTTTTTTATTGATAATTACTATGACGATATCAGCGCCGATATTGCATCCAGACAACAGGGAGGGCAGTAA
- a CDS encoding isochorismatase family protein, whose product METTTKTAKEIFLDVQANPARKKFGFGEKAILVNIDPQKAYTRTDLFKTAYETDPNQMEHINGLARQFRELGWPVVWTHVAYMESAEDAGIWGTRTDTPDSLQNIKFDSERSEFDDRLEIDKVKDVIYLKKMPSAFFETQLQSLCVWHRVDTIVLTGGSTSGCIRATGVESLSRGYRTIVPEECVADKHESYHYANLTDLSLKYCDVLKTAEVTDWLNSEIAKK is encoded by the coding sequence ATGGAAACCACCACCAAAACCGCCAAAGAGATCTTTTTGGACGTTCAAGCCAACCCTGCCCGCAAGAAATTTGGCTTTGGTGAGAAAGCCATCCTGGTCAATATCGACCCACAAAAGGCCTATACCCGCACCGACCTGTTTAAAACCGCCTATGAAACTGACCCCAATCAAATGGAACATATCAATGGTTTGGCCCGTCAATTTCGCGAGCTGGGCTGGCCGGTAGTCTGGACCCATGTGGCTTATATGGAATCCGCCGAGGACGCTGGTATTTGGGGAACCCGCACCGATACACCCGATAGCCTGCAAAATATTAAGTTTGACTCCGAGCGCTCTGAATTTGATGACCGGCTGGAAATCGACAAGGTTAAAGACGTTATCTATTTAAAGAAAATGCCTTCTGCGTTTTTTGAAACCCAACTGCAGTCACTGTGCGTATGGCACCGTGTTGACACGATTGTCCTGACCGGCGGCTCAACCTCAGGCTGTATTCGTGCCACGGGGGTTGAATCGCTATCTCGGGGTTACCGCACGATTGTTCCTGAAGAGTGTGTTGCTGATAAGCACGAAAGCTATCACTACGCCAACCTGACTGATCTATCGTTAAAATATTGCGACGTCTTAAAAACCGCAGAAGTCACCGACTGGCTAAACAGCGAAATCGCCAAAAAGTAA